One genomic segment of Selenomonadales bacterium includes these proteins:
- the hisF gene encoding imidazole glycerol phosphate synthase subunit HisF — translation MYTKRIIPCLDVKEGRVVKGTNFVGLRDAGDPVELAAKYDLEGADELVFLDITASVEERATMREVVDKTASEVFMPLTVGGGIRTVEDVRKMLQAGADKVSFNTAAIKNPAILRECATLFGRQCTVLAVDAKRVGDNKWEVYINGGRTPTGLDVLEWVREATALGAGEILLTSMDADGTKDGYDIALTRAVSEAVSVPVIASGGAGKLEHFYEVLTKGKADAVLAASVFHYGQFRVREVKEYLRERGVEVRL, via the coding sequence GTGTCGTAAAAGGAACGAACTTCGTCGGTCTACGTGATGCGGGCGATCCTGTTGAGCTTGCGGCGAAATATGACCTCGAGGGTGCCGACGAACTCGTATTTCTCGATATCACGGCATCGGTAGAAGAACGTGCTACGATGCGCGAGGTCGTTGACAAAACAGCGTCGGAAGTATTTATGCCGTTGACTGTCGGCGGTGGTATCCGCACAGTCGAAGATGTTCGCAAGATGCTTCAAGCAGGTGCGGACAAGGTATCGTTCAATACAGCGGCTATCAAAAATCCGGCCATCTTGCGTGAATGTGCCACGCTCTTTGGTCGTCAATGCACCGTTTTGGCTGTCGATGCCAAACGTGTCGGCGACAATAAATGGGAAGTCTATATCAACGGCGGTCGTACACCGACAGGCCTTGATGTGCTCGAATGGGTGCGCGAAGCAACGGCGCTCGGTGCGGGAGAAATTCTCTTGACGAGCATGGATGCAGACGGTACGAAAGACGGCTATGATATTGCGCTTACACGTGCCGTATCGGAAGCTGTATCCGTTCCTGTCATCGCCTCGGGCGGTGCAGGCAAGCTAGAACATTTTTACGAAGTATTGACCAAAGGCAAAGCAGATGCTGTGCTGGCGGCCTCGGTATTCCATTACGGACAGTTCCGTGTCCGTGAAGTCAAAGAGTACTTGAGAGAGAGAGGAGTAGAAGTACGATTATGA